Proteins co-encoded in one Polyangiaceae bacterium genomic window:
- a CDS encoding tetratricopeptide repeat protein, which yields MGKLQETKLRARRWATHVTHWFVAGSALGVPVLEAGCTQQKAGEGPPPEAGTSAAQVAPPAPTKQPDDQPPPTEDFRPAMRAGDWKTAAAIIDQAPEAVKKSPAARFARAHAASQLGEFATCVERLAGLEADLPVLGAEIAEARAHCQLEVGPYDAAAAYFGSRDTSRDLIRAAMAFERGKQPDKAKAVVAQVITREASRRARARGRNKAHKLRASLAREAEAREIRARVYDIQEKPQLAAADRQWIATQVPAHAPPNAAAPQQLSKQQRYERAMEFARDGDIEHTDAELELIAKSPGAAIPEKELVHARGWARYMARHYSEAAPLLEQANQLGSQHAIRDYYYAAKAWSRADQDTRAIEMYERLMVRYSSSSYADHSRYMAARLRYILGDWKGAEKAYKGYLAKYPRKGQHSTEARYELAITWLAGDKPGDAQKVLSELAKDERDPRDRARLTELLGVALAAQGKAPEAAKNFRAVIEERPLSFAALMATARLKQMGQSPPPPIAPPEAAKAAGPLDLSLPPKVQALHDAGLALRAESELERLEPTYKKSFADRADEALCRSYALLGSAARRYRVGQRAVRWADLNTAPSTSNRWAWECIYPEPFVETVDIEARKNSLPRGLVYALMRQESGFRPHVVSPAKAVGLMQLIPPTAKNVADELSVDYKPELLRLPAYNVRFGSYYLKKVLDQFSGSVPLALAAYNAGPSAVGRWLKTGHTLPLDVFVARIPYGETRGYVARVVGNLARYAYLEGGEAAVPDIALELPSDVKVPEDAY from the coding sequence GTGGGTAAGCTGCAAGAAACGAAGCTGCGAGCGCGACGCTGGGCGACGCATGTCACTCACTGGTTCGTGGCCGGTTCGGCGCTGGGTGTGCCAGTGCTGGAAGCCGGCTGCACACAGCAAAAAGCGGGCGAAGGTCCGCCGCCCGAGGCTGGGACGAGCGCTGCTCAGGTTGCTCCGCCCGCACCCACCAAGCAACCCGATGACCAACCACCGCCGACGGAAGACTTCAGGCCGGCGATGCGTGCTGGGGACTGGAAGACTGCCGCGGCGATCATCGATCAGGCGCCGGAGGCGGTAAAGAAGTCGCCCGCTGCGCGCTTCGCCCGGGCTCACGCCGCCTCCCAGCTGGGGGAGTTCGCGACGTGTGTCGAGCGCCTGGCTGGCCTCGAAGCCGACCTCCCGGTGCTGGGAGCGGAAATCGCGGAAGCGCGCGCCCACTGTCAGCTCGAAGTCGGACCCTACGACGCCGCGGCGGCGTACTTCGGCTCCAGGGACACCTCTCGAGACCTAATCCGTGCGGCAATGGCCTTCGAGCGCGGAAAGCAACCAGACAAGGCCAAGGCCGTGGTGGCTCAGGTCATCACGCGGGAAGCTTCCCGGCGTGCCCGCGCCCGGGGCCGAAACAAAGCTCACAAGTTGCGTGCGTCGCTGGCTCGTGAAGCCGAGGCGCGCGAAATCCGCGCGCGGGTCTACGACATTCAAGAAAAGCCTCAGCTCGCCGCAGCCGACCGCCAGTGGATCGCGACTCAGGTTCCCGCGCATGCGCCGCCCAATGCGGCTGCGCCACAGCAGCTCAGCAAGCAGCAGCGCTACGAGCGGGCCATGGAGTTTGCGCGGGACGGAGACATCGAGCACACCGACGCCGAGCTGGAGCTAATCGCGAAGAGCCCAGGCGCTGCGATCCCTGAAAAGGAGCTCGTGCACGCCCGCGGCTGGGCCCGCTACATGGCGCGTCACTACAGCGAGGCGGCGCCGCTCCTGGAGCAGGCGAATCAGCTCGGATCCCAGCACGCCATTCGTGACTACTACTACGCCGCCAAGGCGTGGTCCCGCGCGGATCAAGATACGCGGGCCATCGAGATGTACGAGCGCCTGATGGTGCGCTACTCCTCGAGTAGCTACGCGGACCACTCGCGCTACATGGCCGCTCGCCTGCGGTATATCCTCGGGGATTGGAAGGGCGCAGAGAAGGCCTACAAGGGCTACCTCGCAAAGTACCCACGCAAGGGCCAACACTCCACAGAGGCGCGCTACGAGCTGGCGATCACCTGGCTTGCCGGTGACAAGCCTGGCGACGCACAAAAAGTACTCTCCGAGCTCGCCAAGGACGAAAGGGACCCGCGAGATCGCGCGCGCCTCACCGAGCTACTCGGGGTCGCGCTAGCGGCCCAAGGTAAGGCGCCCGAAGCCGCAAAGAATTTCCGAGCGGTAATCGAAGAACGGCCGCTGTCCTTCGCGGCGCTGATGGCCACGGCGCGACTCAAGCAGATGGGGCAGAGCCCGCCTCCGCCCATCGCTCCTCCGGAGGCCGCCAAAGCGGCGGGGCCTCTCGACCTGAGCTTGCCACCCAAGGTGCAAGCGCTTCACGATGCGGGGCTCGCGCTGCGGGCGGAGTCCGAGCTCGAGCGTCTCGAGCCAACCTACAAGAAGTCCTTCGCCGACCGCGCTGACGAGGCCCTGTGTCGTAGCTACGCCCTCCTGGGCAGCGCCGCCAGGCGCTATCGCGTCGGTCAACGCGCGGTGCGCTGGGCGGATCTGAACACGGCGCCAAGCACCAGCAACCGCTGGGCCTGGGAGTGCATCTACCCGGAGCCGTTCGTCGAGACGGTGGACATCGAGGCGCGCAAGAATTCGTTACCGCGCGGATTAGTCTACGCGCTGATGCGCCAAGAGAGCGGCTTTCGCCCTCACGTCGTCTCCCCCGCCAAGGCGGTCGGTTTGATGCAGCTCATCCCGCCAACGGCGAAGAACGTCGCGGACGAGCTGAGCGTCGACTACAAGCCGGAGCTGTTGCGGCTGCCGGCGTACAACGTGCGCTTCGGCAGCTACTACCTGAAGAAGGTGCTCGACCAGTTCTCCGGCAGCGTGCCCCTTGCACTAGCCGCATACAATGCGGGGCCGTCCGCCGTCGGGCGCTGGCTGAAGACGGGGCATACGCTGCCGCTGGACGTCTTCGTGGCGCGCATCCCGTATGGAGAGACGCGCGGCTACGTTGCGCGCGTCGTTGGCAACCTCGCCCGCTATGCGTACTTGGAAGGCGGCGAGGCCGCGGTGCCGGACATCGCGCTCGAGTTGCCGAGCGACGTCAAAGTCCCTGAGGACGCTTACTGA
- a CDS encoding fatty acid desaturase, with amino-acid sequence MKSLDAKLVQLIQDPRDLPFLHLMLQCAVVACCGIGLFFAKDYFWYLVPVYWVLWFAWVVDRFILMLHCTSHRMLFKKQYRALNYVIPWLLGPFFGETPESYFVHHMGMHHPENNLEHDTSSTMRFKRDRFTHWLRYYLRFMFLGLYDLAAYHLEKGNKKMIRRLVVGETTFWLVIGGLAYLNWQATFVVFVLPVIIVRTLMMMGNWTQHAFIDPASPEVAYRNSITCINTRYNRRCFNDGYHIHHHVKARCHFADYPAEFEDNKEVYGREDAVVFDGVDYFQVWLMLMVGAWKGLAKRVVQLPGAPERDEAATIAWLKSRVEPITASELALDGASPAE; translated from the coding sequence GTGAAGTCCCTCGACGCGAAACTGGTCCAGCTGATCCAAGACCCCCGGGACCTGCCGTTCCTGCATCTGATGTTGCAGTGCGCGGTGGTCGCATGCTGCGGCATCGGGCTGTTCTTCGCGAAAGACTACTTTTGGTACTTGGTGCCCGTGTACTGGGTGCTGTGGTTTGCCTGGGTGGTCGACCGCTTCATCTTGATGCTGCATTGCACCTCCCACCGCATGCTGTTCAAGAAGCAGTACCGCGCGCTCAACTACGTGATCCCGTGGCTGCTTGGGCCTTTCTTCGGGGAAACGCCCGAGAGCTACTTCGTGCATCACATGGGCATGCACCACCCAGAGAACAACCTGGAGCACGACACCTCGTCGACCATGCGCTTCAAGCGTGACCGCTTCACGCACTGGCTGCGCTACTACTTGCGCTTCATGTTCCTCGGGCTCTACGACCTCGCGGCCTACCACCTCGAGAAGGGCAACAAGAAGATGATCCGCCGGCTGGTCGTCGGTGAGACGACCTTCTGGTTAGTGATCGGAGGCTTGGCCTACTTGAACTGGCAGGCGACCTTCGTGGTGTTCGTGCTGCCGGTGATCATCGTTCGCACGCTGATGATGATGGGCAACTGGACTCAGCATGCCTTCATCGATCCGGCTTCACCTGAGGTCGCCTACCGCAACAGCATCACCTGCATCAACACGCGCTATAACCGCCGCTGCTTCAACGACGGGTACCATATTCACCATCACGTGAAGGCGCGCTGCCACTTCGCGGATTACCCCGCGGAATTTGAAGACAACAAGGAAGTCTACGGGCGCGAAGACGCAGTGGTGTTCGACGGCGTGGACTACTTCCAGGTTTGGTTGATGCTGATGGTCGGCGCTTGGAAGGGCCTAGCAAAGCGCGTGGTGCAGCTGCCCGGCGCCCCCGAGCGCGACGAGGCTGCGACCATCGCGTGGCTCAAGTCGCGGGTCGAGCCCATCACCGCTTCCGAGCTCGCCCTCGACGGCGCCTCTCCCGCAGAGTAG
- a CDS encoding outer membrane beta-barrel protein, with the protein MAFSKGLRLLLAGCTLVTGFAWTEQAHAFERQWHLGAGLGVASFPQIENSGAPFNGESLKPPAFGLYTAYGISDYFDWRLELTWGLHSLDGVPEEPVAELETTHVVSASSGLSYKLDVIDWIPYLGVMAGYYGYFGGPHLTSDGLAEGGGSDLGASLILGLDHAVNRDFAVGIQLRYDRLLSGQDYFIGQLRFEHTWGF; encoded by the coding sequence ATGGCGTTCTCCAAGGGCCTTCGCTTGCTGCTCGCCGGGTGCACGCTCGTCACGGGCTTCGCGTGGACCGAACAGGCGCACGCCTTCGAGCGTCAGTGGCACCTGGGAGCTGGGCTCGGGGTCGCCAGCTTCCCGCAGATTGAGAACAGTGGCGCGCCGTTCAACGGGGAGAGCCTCAAGCCGCCTGCGTTCGGGCTCTACACCGCCTACGGGATCTCCGACTACTTCGACTGGCGGCTCGAGCTCACCTGGGGTCTGCACAGCTTGGACGGTGTACCGGAAGAGCCGGTTGCTGAGCTCGAGACGACCCACGTCGTTTCCGCGTCGAGCGGCCTCTCCTACAAGCTCGATGTGATCGACTGGATCCCATATCTAGGCGTGATGGCTGGCTACTACGGCTACTTCGGCGGCCCGCATCTGACCTCAGATGGACTCGCGGAGGGTGGCGGCAGCGATCTGGGGGCGTCTCTGATCCTCGGGTTGGATCACGCGGTGAATCGCGATTTCGCTGTGGGCATTCAGCTGCGATACGACCGTTTGCTGTCGGGGCAGGACTATTTCATCGGCCAGCTGCGTTTCGAGCATACCTGGGGGTTCTGA
- the hisC gene encoding histidinol-phosphate transaminase, whose amino-acid sequence MSLFRKSVEAMVGYVPGEQPKAGTKIIKLNTNENPYPPSPTVLPAIQAELEHGAARLRLYSDPHATSLREAASEVTGLPVDQILHGNGSDELLALLFRAFLEPGDSIAYPYPTYVLYRTLAAAAGAEVQTFDFDADFNLPATLGGCDAKLVFVATPNSPSGTQHATEKLRALARSLKHGVLVVDEAYAAFSATNALELATSEPNVVVLRTFSKSHSLAGMRLGLAFASKDIISGLNKVKDSYNLDRLAIVAGAASLRDTAWTAQNVAKVVKTRERLTTGLTELGYQVLPSSANFVFARAPISDGAKSRVELARGAFEHLKANGILVRYFAERLLDDGLRITVGTDDEIDSLLTCLKDYAG is encoded by the coding sequence ATGTCCCTGTTTCGCAAGAGCGTCGAGGCGATGGTTGGGTACGTGCCCGGTGAGCAACCGAAGGCCGGCACGAAGATCATCAAGCTGAACACCAACGAGAATCCGTATCCGCCGAGCCCCACGGTGCTGCCCGCGATTCAAGCGGAGCTCGAACACGGGGCGGCGCGACTCAGGCTCTACAGTGACCCGCACGCGACGTCGCTGCGCGAGGCGGCGAGCGAAGTCACCGGGCTGCCGGTGGATCAAATTCTCCACGGCAATGGTTCAGACGAACTCCTCGCGCTGCTCTTCCGCGCGTTCCTCGAACCGGGAGACAGCATCGCCTACCCCTACCCGACCTACGTGCTGTACCGCACGCTGGCCGCGGCGGCTGGCGCCGAAGTTCAGACGTTCGATTTCGACGCGGACTTCAACCTGCCGGCGACCCTCGGCGGCTGTGACGCGAAGCTCGTCTTCGTGGCGACGCCGAACTCGCCGTCGGGCACCCAGCACGCAACGGAGAAGCTGCGCGCGCTCGCGCGCAGCTTGAAGCACGGCGTGCTGGTGGTGGACGAGGCGTATGCGGCCTTCAGCGCAACGAACGCTCTCGAGCTAGCCACCAGCGAGCCCAACGTCGTGGTGCTTCGCACCTTCTCGAAGAGCCATTCCCTTGCGGGAATGCGCCTTGGCCTCGCCTTCGCGTCGAAGGACATCATCTCCGGGCTGAACAAGGTGAAGGACTCTTACAACCTGGACCGCCTGGCGATCGTGGCGGGCGCCGCCAGCCTGCGGGACACCGCGTGGACCGCTCAGAACGTGGCCAAGGTGGTGAAGACGCGGGAGCGCCTGACCACCGGGCTGACGGAGCTCGGCTATCAAGTGCTGCCCAGCTCGGCGAACTTCGTCTTCGCGCGCGCACCGATTTCCGACGGGGCAAAGAGCCGCGTAGAGCTTGCGCGCGGCGCCTTCGAGCACTTGAAGGCGAACGGCATTTTGGTGCGTTACTTCGCGGAGCGCCTGTTGGATGATGGCCTCCGCATCACGGTGGGTACGGACGACGAGATCGACAGCCTGCTCACCTGTTTGAAAGACTACGCTGGCTGA
- a CDS encoding suppressor of fused domain protein, translating into MTHDVSTDDLDADVILTHIERHLGVAARYCKKEYAPTGDCIFYMTFHGTPVPEASTLVTFGLSRHLLEQPKSPAIRQELMLSCLTSQLDDSLLTVLSTLTEEVLERHIAMARNDVVGSRGPIAHHASVQGFLVQSPWCWDIEFERAPHNVAFPMLLPITPVEERFIRTHGSKQFLEALTDQDIDYLDLRRESAQVCRGPHDD; encoded by the coding sequence GTGACGCACGATGTATCCACCGACGATCTCGATGCGGACGTCATCCTGACGCACATCGAGCGGCACCTGGGCGTTGCCGCACGGTACTGCAAGAAGGAGTACGCGCCGACTGGAGATTGCATCTTCTACATGACCTTCCACGGTACCCCCGTGCCTGAGGCTTCCACGCTCGTCACTTTCGGCCTCTCGCGCCACTTGCTAGAGCAGCCCAAGAGCCCCGCGATCCGTCAGGAGCTGATGCTCAGCTGTTTGACGTCTCAGCTGGATGATTCGCTGCTAACGGTGCTCTCCACGCTAACCGAAGAAGTGCTGGAGCGTCACATCGCGATGGCGCGCAACGACGTCGTTGGCTCTCGGGGACCAATCGCCCACCACGCCAGCGTGCAAGGGTTCCTGGTGCAGAGCCCGTGGTGCTGGGACATCGAGTTCGAGCGCGCTCCTCACAACGTGGCCTTCCCAATGCTGCTGCCTATCACGCCCGTCGAAGAGCGCTTCATCCGCACTCATGGATCCAAGCAATTCCTCGAGGCACTGACGGACCAGGACATCGACTACCTAGATCTGCGACGCGAGTCAGCGCAGGTGTGCCGTGGACCTCACGATGACTGA
- a CDS encoding TerB family tellurite resistance protein, translating to MADIFEFQDLTEEELLSAISLLKLLAASDGVVSEDEAQEMRVFADHIGPEHYDELNDKLEALDLSEDGVKKLAQGIARQPARELIYGELFQLATVGTIDEKESELLDWLRLTWALEE from the coding sequence ATGGCCGATATCTTCGAGTTCCAGGATCTCACGGAAGAAGAGCTGTTGAGCGCCATCTCGCTGCTCAAGCTGCTCGCGGCGAGCGACGGCGTCGTCAGTGAAGACGAAGCCCAAGAGATGCGTGTTTTCGCCGACCACATCGGCCCTGAGCATTACGACGAGCTGAACGACAAGCTCGAAGCACTCGACCTCAGCGAAGACGGTGTGAAGAAGCTCGCCCAAGGCATCGCGCGGCAGCCAGCCCGCGAGCTGATCTACGGCGAGCTCTTCCAGCTCGCGACGGTCGGTACCATCGACGAGAAAGAGAGCGAGCTCCTCGACTGGCTCAGGCTGACCTGGGCCCTCGAGGAGTAG
- a CDS encoding M48 family metalloprotease → MRSPSDEAPLYPPSPANVPKDFTRPTARYRWHARLALLALLGFVGFYFFLCFWFVRAVYRNGVLLMHGGDHALRALILGGVAFVLALVLVKAMFKVKRAEETDRRELRPESEPELFRFLYRLADEAGAPRPHRVFVSVRVNAGVFYDLSLLNLLLPSKKNLEIGLGLVNVLNLSEFKAVLAHEFGHFAQRSMAVGRWVYIAQQITGHLVAGRDWLDELLLHAPRIDIRIAVVAWTLRLLVWAMRAVLDTAFSLVVLVDRALRREMEFQADLVSVSLSGSDALIHALHRLGAADDALDQAGAVAGAEHSQGRLAPDLFAIQSLVLESMARVVNDPEYAVPPSLPESGREQHRIFPEEMGSPPRMWSTHPSNQDREANAKRVYLEGALDERPAWLLFSDPEGLRRAVTAEALKRVETTQEMREATEEEAEAAVARRFSQLALNPRYRGVYLGRSPVLAASRVSDLFESAGANVDLAAELRTLYPEALSQQVERLRDLRRELGVLEALKDGFLSAPGGVIRHRGEDLRKRDLPGAISTVRAERDAVAASVAAHDRRCRSLHLQAAQSLGHGWEKYLKKLTALLHYSAHVEADIDDAYGHLMNVFSVVIADGSVSSSERVRLAFAGSELYAALWQADGQRKQVKVPEPVLKRLEIESWDGALQSRFDLEPPTSENIGQWMQVVDSWYRAYTQPFEALRSQTLEELLHTEARIAEWFLEEKEPEDAPRPARVPKEYTLRPPGSERPRQHRLGAWDRFVTADGVLPALGRLAVAGSIVGCVAAFSAAGSDARVHVINGLGCHVSADIGPTHVELEPGEHLSVSVPPGKLQVTARSGDVAIEDVEVEAAGLGTDYVYNVAAALPLVEWTAAYGSADEQSPTYLGAVRWAESDAKYFFEEPPRSVKIKGKGTTRKIVSAPPIHEASTILNRAGTEEERNHIIDVRARYDAPGSASLLYWLAGVDRLEGQAEAIVRERLQRNPHEVESLRAQQDLASSDARRDEVCAEHEQLMKQFPDDGDMQYIGLRCMPDGEEQDAAILATFTRFPTNPWLENGAAWVHLQQNEFDVAARIFNHLRSSAPAFKSQAAMALGRLKRVAPGSDYGAALLERDSKELEMLAHLESGLELDETERGYQFLNQGDLPTAVKRAEAIPSMLPRVIRFAAVSHGATPEIVERALALPVDQGVDASTVWPALALAALNNRELDPYIKVAKRTLPEHADLLLGLLAKSGEKLVKPSDLDPQLNRLPPDARARAYVLASSYLGDSAPLEWRRFAMNWLFAPERPYFEVQ, encoded by the coding sequence ATGCGCTCTCCCAGCGACGAGGCACCGCTCTACCCGCCGAGCCCGGCGAATGTGCCGAAGGACTTCACTCGACCGACGGCCCGCTATCGCTGGCACGCCCGCCTTGCGCTGCTCGCGCTGCTTGGCTTCGTTGGCTTCTATTTCTTTCTGTGCTTCTGGTTCGTGCGTGCGGTGTACCGCAACGGCGTGCTCTTGATGCACGGAGGGGACCACGCGCTGCGGGCCCTGATCTTAGGCGGTGTGGCCTTCGTGCTGGCGCTTGTCCTGGTCAAGGCGATGTTCAAGGTGAAGCGCGCAGAGGAGACAGACCGCCGTGAGCTGCGTCCAGAGAGCGAGCCGGAGCTGTTTCGGTTTCTCTACCGCCTCGCTGACGAGGCCGGTGCGCCGCGACCCCATCGAGTATTCGTTTCCGTGCGGGTGAATGCAGGAGTGTTCTACGATTTGTCGCTCCTCAACTTGCTGCTGCCGAGCAAGAAGAATCTGGAGATCGGGCTGGGTCTGGTGAACGTGCTGAACTTGAGCGAGTTCAAGGCCGTGCTCGCCCATGAGTTTGGGCACTTCGCTCAGCGCTCGATGGCGGTCGGGCGCTGGGTGTACATCGCCCAGCAAATCACTGGACACCTGGTCGCGGGGCGCGACTGGCTTGACGAATTGCTGCTTCACGCGCCGCGCATCGATATCAGGATCGCCGTCGTTGCGTGGACGCTGCGTCTCTTGGTGTGGGCCATGCGGGCGGTGCTCGATACTGCGTTCTCGCTGGTGGTGCTCGTCGACCGCGCGCTTCGCCGCGAGATGGAGTTTCAAGCGGATCTGGTCAGCGTCTCGCTGAGCGGCAGTGATGCGTTGATCCACGCGCTGCATCGACTTGGCGCTGCGGACGACGCCTTGGATCAGGCTGGCGCGGTGGCAGGAGCGGAGCACAGCCAGGGCCGCCTCGCGCCCGATCTGTTTGCCATTCAGAGCTTGGTGCTCGAGAGCATGGCGCGCGTCGTCAACGATCCGGAGTATGCAGTGCCTCCCAGCTTGCCAGAGAGCGGCCGTGAACAGCATCGGATATTCCCGGAGGAAATGGGTTCGCCCCCGCGCATGTGGTCCACTCACCCGAGCAATCAGGATCGTGAAGCCAACGCCAAGCGGGTCTACCTAGAGGGCGCGCTGGACGAGCGCCCGGCGTGGCTACTGTTCAGCGATCCCGAGGGACTGCGTAGGGCGGTAACTGCCGAGGCGCTGAAGCGCGTCGAGACAACGCAGGAGATGCGTGAAGCGACCGAGGAGGAGGCGGAGGCAGCGGTCGCGCGCCGCTTCTCTCAACTCGCACTGAATCCGCGCTATCGTGGGGTGTACCTCGGACGCTCCCCCGTGTTGGCGGCCAGCAGGGTCTCAGACCTGTTCGAGAGCGCTGGGGCCAACGTAGATCTCGCGGCGGAGCTCCGGACCCTGTACCCCGAAGCGTTGTCCCAGCAGGTCGAGCGCCTGCGCGACCTGCGTCGTGAACTCGGCGTGCTCGAGGCCTTGAAGGATGGTTTCCTGTCAGCGCCGGGTGGGGTGATTCGTCACCGCGGCGAGGACCTGCGAAAGCGCGACTTGCCTGGTGCCATCTCCACGGTGCGGGCTGAACGCGATGCCGTTGCGGCGAGCGTCGCGGCACACGACCGCCGCTGCCGATCGCTTCACTTGCAGGCGGCCCAGTCTCTCGGCCACGGTTGGGAAAAGTATCTCAAGAAGCTGACAGCGTTGCTGCATTACTCAGCGCACGTGGAGGCGGACATCGACGACGCCTACGGCCACCTGATGAATGTTTTCTCCGTTGTAATTGCCGACGGAAGCGTGAGTTCGTCCGAACGTGTGCGCCTCGCGTTCGCGGGCTCCGAACTCTATGCCGCGTTGTGGCAGGCGGACGGCCAGCGCAAGCAGGTGAAGGTTCCTGAACCCGTGTTGAAGCGCCTCGAAATCGAAAGCTGGGATGGCGCGTTGCAGTCTCGCTTCGATTTGGAGCCGCCCACGTCTGAGAATATCGGCCAATGGATGCAGGTGGTCGATTCGTGGTACCGAGCCTACACGCAGCCGTTCGAGGCCTTGCGCAGCCAAACGCTCGAAGAGCTGTTGCACACCGAGGCACGCATCGCCGAGTGGTTCCTTGAGGAAAAGGAACCCGAGGACGCGCCGAGGCCCGCCAGGGTGCCCAAGGAATACACGCTGCGACCTCCTGGCAGTGAGCGCCCACGTCAGCACCGTCTTGGCGCGTGGGATCGCTTCGTAACCGCGGACGGGGTCCTGCCCGCGCTTGGTCGCTTGGCGGTGGCGGGATCCATCGTCGGTTGCGTCGCTGCATTCAGCGCGGCCGGGTCCGATGCGAGGGTGCACGTGATCAACGGGTTGGGTTGTCACGTCTCCGCGGATATCGGGCCCACCCACGTCGAGCTAGAACCTGGCGAACACCTGAGCGTCTCGGTTCCTCCGGGTAAACTACAGGTCACCGCGCGGAGCGGAGACGTGGCGATCGAAGACGTCGAAGTAGAGGCGGCCGGGCTGGGTACTGACTACGTCTACAATGTCGCTGCCGCATTGCCATTGGTGGAGTGGACAGCCGCCTACGGTTCCGCAGACGAGCAGTCACCCACGTACTTGGGCGCGGTTCGCTGGGCGGAGTCAGACGCCAAGTACTTCTTCGAGGAGCCGCCTCGCTCCGTGAAAATCAAGGGCAAGGGCACGACGCGAAAGATAGTCTCCGCGCCCCCGATCCATGAAGCGTCCACGATTCTGAATCGCGCGGGAACGGAGGAGGAACGAAACCACATCATTGACGTGCGCGCTCGCTACGACGCCCCAGGTTCTGCGAGCCTGCTTTACTGGCTCGCAGGGGTGGATCGACTCGAGGGCCAGGCCGAGGCGATAGTCCGCGAGCGGCTGCAGCGCAATCCGCATGAGGTGGAGTCACTGCGAGCTCAACAGGATCTGGCGTCGAGCGACGCGCGCCGCGACGAAGTGTGCGCTGAGCACGAGCAACTAATGAAGCAGTTTCCGGACGACGGTGACATGCAATACATCGGCCTGCGTTGCATGCCCGACGGTGAGGAACAGGACGCGGCGATCTTGGCCACGTTCACGCGCTTCCCGACGAATCCTTGGCTCGAGAACGGTGCGGCGTGGGTGCATCTCCAGCAGAATGAGTTCGACGTTGCCGCAAGGATATTCAACCACCTCAGGTCCAGCGCGCCTGCCTTCAAATCACAGGCGGCGATGGCTCTTGGCCGCCTGAAGCGCGTAGCTCCTGGAAGCGACTATGGCGCGGCTCTGCTAGAGCGAGACAGCAAAGAACTCGAGATGTTGGCCCATCTCGAGTCTGGGCTGGAACTGGATGAGACAGAACGCGGCTACCAGTTTCTGAACCAAGGCGACCTACCCACCGCGGTGAAGCGAGCCGAAGCCATCCCGTCGATGCTGCCAAGGGTGATACGGTTTGCCGCGGTGTCCCACGGTGCAACGCCGGAAATCGTTGAGCGCGCCCTCGCGCTCCCCGTCGATCAAGGAGTGGACGCTAGCACGGTTTGGCCTGCGCTCGCGCTAGCCGCTCTAAACAACCGCGAGCTCGACCCCTACATCAAGGTTGCCAAGCGGACGCTACCGGAACACGCCGACCTCTTGCTCGGATTGCTCGCCAAATCGGGGGAGAAGTTGGTCAAGCCGAGTGACCTTGACCCGCAGCTCAATCGGCTCCCGCCTGACGCCCGCGCCCGGGCCTACGTACTCGCGAGTAGCTACCTCGGCGACTCAGCACCACTCGAGTGGCGTCGCTTCGCCATGAACTGGTTGTTCGCGCCGGAGCGACCTTATTTTGAGGTGCAGTGA